In Synechococcus sp. Nb3U1, one DNA window encodes the following:
- a CDS encoding LapA family protein encodes MRLFNYLILFTALLAIALFAMQNATPVTVTFAPGVSIESPLVMELLAASGIGAALAWLYSLWMRVQFTIEAREKNRQLQEKEVAITELKEMVVELEGKVKQLPPSKRAEPQEEIQEVAEVASEGSPA; translated from the coding sequence ATGCGACTGTTCAACTATTTGATCTTGTTTACGGCCCTCCTGGCCATTGCCCTCTTCGCCATGCAAAATGCCACCCCCGTCACGGTCACTTTTGCCCCTGGCGTCAGCATCGAAAGCCCTCTGGTCATGGAACTGCTGGCTGCCTCTGGCATTGGGGCCGCCCTGGCTTGGCTCTACAGCCTCTGGATGCGGGTGCAATTTACCATTGAGGCCCGCGAGAAAAATCGGCAACTGCAGGAGAAAGAAGTCGCCATCACAGAACTGAAGGAAATGGTGGTGGAGCTGGAGGGAAAAGTGAAGCAACTGCCCCCTAGCAAACGGGCCGAGCCGCAGGAGGAGATCCAGGAAGTCGCGGAAGTAGCCAGCGAGGGATCCCCAGCTTGA